A window of Candidatus Nezhaarchaeota archaeon genomic DNA:
GGGCAGGGTGTACGTGCTTAAGGTGAGGGTGGTGAATGAAGGCGAGGACTCCGTAGTGTTTCCAGACGGCGCGTGTGGCATCTACGTGGAGAGAAAGGTTAATGGCGAGTGGAGGCTCTTCTACAAGCCGATCTCGATACAGGTCCTTGTGGAGCTTCGCCAAGGCGAAGCGAGGACGGTGACGGTGCGACTGAAGGATGCGCCGGAGGGCGATTATAGAGTCGTCGCTGCCGGCTGGCTTAAGTCCAGCCACCTACCAGTCTCTGCCGTGGCTGAGTTCGCAGTACCGTAGCCCCACTCTTCCTACATGCGTAGAGCTGCCCGTATAGGCTTGAGGTAGCGCTCCCACTCTAAGCTAGCTTTACTTAGAAAAAAGTCGCGCCGACTAGTCTTAACTAGTAGCGCCGGCAGGCTGAGCGCGCGGAGGCTAAGTCTACGGCTTCTTCTTTTTCTTCTCCTCCTTCTTGCACTTAGGCACCTCTAACCCCCCTTAAGCTCGCTGCGGCCTTAGTTAAAAATGCACTGCCCATCTAGAGGCGTCGTCGAGGAAGCTCGCGTCCACCACTACCTCGGCCCTCGCCTATAAGGTAATGCTTAAGTCCTCGTGGGGCGCGTATCTATACGCTTGCCTACCATAAGCGTGGAGCTAGACAATAGGCTCTACGGCAAGCTGCTAGACGAAGCGATGAATAGAGGGGTCACCGCCTCCGAGGTCATTAAGAGTGCCTTAGAGGCCTACCTAGGCTTAGCTGAGGCGCGCAAGGAGGAGCCTGGCGGTAGGTCTAGGGAGCTGCCCAAGATAGTGGAGGAGCTAGCTAGAGTGAAGGGGAGGCTTAGTGAGCTCATCGAAGCCTTGAGCAAGCTGGCTGAGCTCCAGCCCCGGCTCCAGTCACTAGTAGAGTCCATGCCTAGGGAGGAGCCTCCGGTGCGTAGGGCTGATAGGCCGTGGTTCGTCGTCAGGAGGGTGAAGAACCCGTCGAGGTACTCAGCTAGGATGAAGGAGAGGGGATACGTGTGCACTGCTAAGGCAGACACCGTCTTCTGCGTGAGGAGGGGGGAGCTAGAGAAGGTGGTAAGGGAGCTTAACGAGAAGAAGGTGCCCCTGGGGGAGGTGGAGAAGCTAGCTAGAGAGGACTTAAAGAGGCTGTGCTACGAGTACGGCTTAATCTACTTTTCGGAGGGGGCTTGGAGAAAGGTTGAAGAGTAGCGGGCGGGCCTAGGCCCTCCTAGATTAAGCCTGCCCTTGGCCTTAAGCTCCGCCAGGAAGTTGGCAGTCCATCTCCCAGCGGGGGCTACTAGGAGCCTTCGTAAGTCCTCCTCCTCGTCTACGTCTAGGCTTAGCTCAGGGGCCTCGTAAATAATTACGTCCACGCCTCTCTCTAAGGCCTGGGAGAGGTGGCGGTTGAAGCTATCGTGGCCGAAGCTAAAGGAGATCGCGTTCGGGGGCGAGAGGAGGAGGACGTTAGTTCCTACGAGCCCCCTAGAGGGAGAGAGAACTACTGATGGAGGGGGCCCCAGGAGGTCTATGAGCCTAGAGACGCAGCTCTTCGTCAGTAAAGGTAGGTCTGAGGGAGCTATGAGGAGCGCGTCAGCCCCTTCCCTTAGGCATACTTCTAGCGCTAGGCTAAGGGCGTCGTTGACGCTCCTAGGCTCATCCTCCCTGACCGGGACCGCCCCCATCCTAGCCGCTTCGCTGAGCACTTCATAGCTAGAAGATACGACTAAGACCTTGCTTAGCTCCTCGGCCTCTAGTAGCGCAGTCAGCACGTCCCTGAGCATCGCCACGGACAGCCCAGCCCTATCCTCGCCGCTAAGGATCTTGGACAGCCTAGTTTTAGCTAAGCGCGGGTCTTTCGCTGGGACGGCCGCGTAGATCCTCAAGGCCCGCTTAAGAAGCCGCCCGGGGAGGTATTAAGGCTGCTAGGAGGCTCTCGCCCACCTATACACCCTAGGCTAGTGGGCGCTGGGCAGTAGCCCTTACGGGCTCCTTACGGGCTCTAAGGCCCCTAGCTAAGCCTACGACTAGGCTCGCTAGCCTGACTTTATCGCTCATCGTCGACATCAGCACGGGCGCCTCCACTACCTTAATCCCGAGCGCCTCTATGCGAGGCTTAAGCTTAGAATCAGCTACGTCTATGACCAGGGCGTCTAGGAAGTCCCTGTACGCTTCAGCGACTCCGTAGGCAGAGCCTTCGTAGCCGAGGGCCCTCATCATCTCCACCGCCGGCCCCTTTACGGCCCTCCCCGCTATGATTGGAGACACAGCTACTACTGGGCCCTCGGCTTCACGCAGAGCCTCGCGGACTCCGCTAACAGCTAGTATTGGCCCTATGCTGACGACTGGGTTGCTCGGGCAGATGACTACGAACTCGGCCCTACTCACCGCCTCTACTACGCCGGGCGCTGGCTTGGCCCGGTCGGCGCCGGCATACCTAACCCCCACTACCTTAGGCTCGCAGCGGTGCTTAACGTAGTACTCCTCAAAGTGCACCTCCCCACGGTCGGTTAGGACTACTGAAGAGAGCGGGTCGTCGGTCGCCGGGAGTATCTTAGACCTTACGCCTAGCGCCCTTCGAATTAGGTCGCAGGCCTCAGATAGCCTAAGCCCAGCCTTAAGCAAATGCGTCCGGTAGATGTGAGTGGCTAGGTCTAGGTCTCCGAGCTTAAGCCAAGCGTCTACTCCCAGCCTTCGAAGCCCCTCTAGGCACCTGAAGCTATCCCCCCTAAGCCCCCACCCCTTCTCCTCGTCAACTAACCCGGCCAGCGTGTACGTAACTATGTCTATGTCTGGGGAGATTCTAAGCCCTAGGAACTCCACGTCGTCCCCCACGTTGACCACTACCGTCAGCTCTGAGGGGTCGACGACCTCGACCAAGCCGCGCAGTAGCTTAGCAGCCCCTACACCACCAGCTAGCGCAGCGATCAAGACGAGCCTCTCAGGGAGCTGCCACCTTGAGAGATTTAAGCTTCACTAGCTAAGCCCACGCCCCACTCATTGATGAAGGAGACCTCGCTAAGGGGCCTCCTAGGGGGAGGGGCGGGTGCTTCGCCAGGCCTACCTACTATTATCAGCGCCTGGGGCTCGACGTACCTCGGTAGGCCTAGCGCCTCCCTAACCACCCTGCGGCAGAATAGTGGGGCGCAGAGCCAGCACGAAGCTAGCCCTCGGGCGTGTAGGGCCAGTAGGAAGTTCTGTATAGCAGCAGCTGTGCTCTGTACCATCATTAGCCTCTCGGCTAAGCTACACCTACGAATCCTATGCTTCTTAGCCTCCTTCATCGAGGCCGCCACTAGCACAGCCATCGGGCTGCTCGTTACTAGGTCTATAGATCTAGCCGCTGCCTCATGAGCCGCGTCCTCGTCTACTCCCTCGCTAACTAAGTCCTCCACCCACGCCTTAGCCATGGCCTCGGCCAGCCTACGCCTAGCGTCACGGCTGGCTAGGATTATGAACCTCCAGGGCTGAGCGTTATGAGCGCTCGGAGCCCATATAGCCGCCTCTAGGGCAGCTACAACCTCCTCCACCTTAACCTCGCCGACTAGCCTACGAACGCTCCTCCTACCTTTAACGGCCTCCCAGACCTCCATTTAAGCCACCGCCTAGCCGATAGCCTCGAGGCTAACCTTCCTCGCTAGCGATAAAAGCGTGCTTAAAGCCTCGAGGCGCCACCCTTAGTGTTGGAGGGGCTAGGCATGGCTCCACATTAGCTGCGGGGGCGCTGGAGGATGAGGGCGGGCTCCACTGCGAGCCAGCCTAGCCGTAGCCAGCTGCTTTATAGCTAGAGCTCTAAGTAGCTAGCGAGATGCGTAGGCCTATAACTATCTGGACGCTGGGCTACGGGTCGCGCAGCAAGGAGAGGGTCCTATCAATGCTTAAGGCCAACGAGGTGGAGCTGGTCGTTGACATTAGGAGGTGGCCCACCTCTAAGCGAGGGGACTTTACCCGCGAGAGCCTAGAGGCTTGGCTTAAGGAGGCCGGGATAGGCTACCTTTGGATGGGGGATAGGCTAGGGGGTTATCGCCGTGGAGGCTTCGAGCGCTACATGGAGTCGCGCGAGTTTAAGCGAGGGATAGAGGAGCTCCTAAGGCTCGCTAGCCAGCGCCGAACCTGCTTACTATGCCTAGAGGAGAACCCGCGTAGCTGCCATAGGAGGTTCGTGGCTAGGTATCTTCAGCACCTAGGCGTTGAGGTACACCACATCCTACGCTAACGCTCACCCGCCGAACCTACGCTGCCTGGACTGATAGACCCTTATCGCCCTGAGCAAGTCGATGCGCCTAAACTCAGGCCAGTAGACGT
This region includes:
- the cofC gene encoding 2-phospho-L-lactate guanylyltransferase, which encodes MRIYAAVPAKDPRLAKTRLSKILSGEDRAGLSVAMLRDVLTALLEAEELSKVLVVSSSYEVLSEAARMGAVPVREDEPRSVNDALSLALEVCLREGADALLIAPSDLPLLTKSCVSRLIDLLGPPPSVVLSPSRGLVGTNVLLLSPPNAISFSFGHDSFNRHLSQALERGVDVIIYEAPELSLDVDEEEDLRRLLVAPAGRWTANFLAELKAKGRLNLGGPRPARYSSTFLQAPSEK
- a CDS encoding nitroreductase family protein, whose protein sequence is MEVWEAVKGRRSVRRLVGEVKVEEVVAALEAAIWAPSAHNAQPWRFIILASRDARRRLAEAMAKAWVEDLVSEGVDEDAAHEAAARSIDLVTSSPMAVLVAASMKEAKKHRIRRCSLAERLMMVQSTAAAIQNFLLALHARGLASCWLCAPLFCRRVVREALGLPRYVEPQALIIVGRPGEAPAPPPRRPLSEVSFINEWGVGLASEA
- a CDS encoding DUF488 domain-containing protein: MRRPITIWTLGYGSRSKERVLSMLKANEVELVVDIRRWPTSKRGDFTRESLEAWLKEAGIGYLWMGDRLGGYRRGGFERYMESREFKRGIEELLRLASQRRTCLLCLEENPRSCHRRFVARYLQHLGVEVHHILR
- the cofD gene encoding 2-phospho-L-lactate transferase encodes the protein MIAALAGGVGAAKLLRGLVEVVDPSELTVVVNVGDDVEFLGLRISPDIDIVTYTLAGLVDEEKGWGLRGDSFRCLEGLRRLGVDAWLKLGDLDLATHIYRTHLLKAGLRLSEACDLIRRALGVRSKILPATDDPLSSVVLTDRGEVHFEEYYVKHRCEPKVVGVRYAGADRAKPAPGVVEAVSRAEFVVICPSNPVVSIGPILAVSGVREALREAEGPVVAVSPIIAGRAVKGPAVEMMRALGYEGSAYGVAEAYRDFLDALVIDVADSKLKPRIEALGIKVVEAPVLMSTMSDKVRLASLVVGLARGLRARKEPVRATAQRPLA